The window GGCGGCGGCGCGGCCTGCGCCCATCCAAGCCGGAAAACCTCTTGTCATCGTCGATAAGCCCCGTTGGCATTTGCAAAATCGGCCATAGCAGGGCATGGCTGGCCACGCCATGAACAAAGCGCTCCGCTCCGTCATCCTGCCGTTCACCGCCCTGCTGGCTGGCTGCAATATGGGTGCGGGGGGCAACGCATCAAGCGATGCGCAGAGCGCGCCCGGCGACCTGGCGGGCGCGCGGATCGGCGCGCCTTTCACCCTGACGAACCAGGATGGGGAAAAGGTGGCGTGGGACGATTTCAAGGGTCAGTATCGGCTGGTCTATTTCGGCTACAGCTATTGCCCCGATGTCTGTCCGGTCGATCTGCAACGCATCATGCAGGCGTTCACGCAGTTCGAAAAGGCTGACGCGGGACGCGCGGCGAAGGTGCAGCCGATCTTCATCAGCGTCGATCCCGAACGTGATACGCCAGCGGTGCTGAAAACCTATGTCGCTGCCTTTCACCCGCGCCTGATCGGGCTGACCGGGTCGCCCGACGAAATTGGGAAGGTTGCCAAGGATTTCGTCGTCATCTTCAACAAGGAGAAGGCGGAAGGAAGCAGCGATTATCTGGTGAGCCACAGCCGG of the Sphingobium herbicidovorans genome contains:
- a CDS encoding SCO family protein encodes the protein MAGHAMNKALRSVILPFTALLAGCNMGAGGNASSDAQSAPGDLAGARIGAPFTLTNQDGEKVAWDDFKGQYRLVYFGYSYCPDVCPVDLQRIMQAFTQFEKADAGRAAKVQPIFISVDPERDTPAVLKTYVAAFHPRLIGLTGSPDEIGKVAKDFVVIFNKEKAEGSSDYLVSHSRTPYLFGPDGQPVALVPVDDPGTADQDEGAPDKVLAFLEKWVK